A stretch of DNA from Oryza brachyantha chromosome 4, ObraRS2, whole genome shotgun sequence:
aaatatagatgaaaaaactaattgcacagttaagtgagaatcacgagacgaatattttgaggctaattagttcataattagccataagtgctacagtaacccataaAAATGTGCTAATGCCAGATTAATTAGGGTCAAacgattcgtctcgcggtctTCAGACAACCCGTTCAATGTCCGAGGTGACACGAAAAGACTTTCTTTTTCACGAACACCTGTATAAAGAAGGCCAGGCCGGATGCCGAGATATATACACTAAAACACATGCAGAAATAGAGTATCCCTGATCTACCAGATGATGCATACGACTACCAGGTTGGGTGGAGCAAGCCTTGTGGCCCATGGGCCTCCTACCTGCTGCCATGTACCTGGAGGTGGCAGCATGGTGAAGATCGCTTGGAGGCCGTTGGTCCGGGTGTCCCAGGACCTTGCTTCCAACGGTGCTGCTCCTGAGAAGGCTCTCGGTTTTGAGGGCTCGGTTTGGGGAGACTTTTTTATCCATCACACACCACCACAGCCGCAGGCATGAATATAGTCTAgtgtctcttttttttaaaaaaaaaatattgcagttgacttttgaattttagatatatgtttgatcatttgctttatttaaaaaaagttgtggaattattaatttgatatactctatgtatgatttataattttgcaaatttaatatttttagtaatacAAATGgccatatatatgcacatcaaataaaaaagatagagaAAATACGTAATTGTTTGCTGTTACTATTTCTACCAgattagttttagttttacgCATATGGTCTATTATGGAAGAGGATCAATAGGAATCCTCGCTAATGGCCTTGTTTGGATAAAGCCAAAATCATAAGGGCATGTACAATGATaattattagctgactctctctaTTGCTACATATAAGTAAATACGATTGCCAGGTAAGGAAAGAGTGAAATGGTTGTTATGCATGACAACAGCTTAGAGTCTGCTCTtggcatttatttatgaaaattttgttgcacGTTGTAGATTAAAAGGAAATAAgagtaattaaaatatattttgtagtattaatgaagaaatcatAACTGActatatctttatatatatatttataaaatgagTTAGTATGGCTGACAGTGGATAATAAAAGAGGTAAGAGTTAATAGTAGGCTTTGTCTTTAAACATGTCCTAACTCATCCATATGTGCGAGGCGATATTTTTTTGTCTGCCTATACCAAATATGACTGAAAATATGTATCAAAAATGTCAGATTCTACTACCACACGATCTCCATCTAAcataaaataacaaaacaaacaaataatggGCTAACAGATCCTGAAAGCCCAAATCAAGGCCTATAAAAATTCAACATAGAGAACACAAAAGGCCCATACTTAACAAAAAAAGGCCCACATATATCTGTTTAttagtagatgatttacataACTGTCATGTATTTTACTACAAAATAGTTTCTCTTTATTTGGCAAATAAGTAGTTACGGATGAGAATTACTgcatttacatataaaatttccaatatgaaaatatgtaaagtaattatgttatatctatttataaactacTTGTTACTATTTTACAAGTTTGTTTATATTGAATTCACTAATTCTAGTTCTATACttcaaattattaatagttacAGTGGAGCATTATAGTAATTACGTAATTCAGACAgttgtaattttttcaaaaatgtaATGTAATTACATAATAAATTCAATGgaattacataaaaataaaaataaagccaTAGCACTAAAATTGGACATTGTATAaccaaaagtgaaaaaaaagataaatgggACATTAGTGAAAATGTATGATTTTGTATATCTTAAATGACAACTAACATTAATGAATATTACATAAATGAAAGCTGACAAAGTACCATGCAAGAGATAAAGCTAGGCCTAGCATAATTGCAGTAGCTCTCCCTCCCATGTGTAGCAACATGCAAAATTTAAAGCAATAATAATACGTGAGCCCCGGTAGTAAATAGCCGAATCCACCAAATCAAGTTACAACCTACAGGTTTCAAAACCCAACGGCAAAAAATTGGGTCAGTATAAAGTGTTGatgcagtaaaaaaatataaagccAACTCGAAAAATAAGCCCAAAAAAAGCCCAAATAACAACCCACTATGATAAATACATGGGCCGGGGGAGCCTAAACTATCAACACAAATCTTAAAGCATATCCAAAGTTCATGAATTTGAAAGAAAACATGCTCAAAATTCTGTCACATGACAGATAGCAATTCCGTAATTTTATTCAAGcccacatgcatgcacaggCCGATCGAGGATGAGCCCATCCAAGGAGAGCTAAGTTTgttgttataattttattatccgAAGAGtttatgactatttattaATCATGCGCATGTATATACACACTGTCCCTTTTGGTTGATTCTAACAAACGATATAATCCAAAGCATTGCAGAGATCACAGGAATGGATGAGACAGAGGGCCAAtaagctgaaagaaaataTTCGCACGATGTTTTGGAATTCAGATGATGTGGTTGAGAGAATGAACCTAGTAGATGCAATCCAACGCTTAGGAATTGGCCACCTCTTTGATGACGAGATAAGCTGCACACTAAGCGACATACACAAAAGTGAATTTACTAGCTCTAGTCTCCATGAGGTTGCTCTTTGGTTTCGCCTGCTTAGGGAGCATGGCCTATGGGTGTCTTCAGGTAGTACTCTCTACATCTTAAAATGATTTACTTTTTAACTATTCTCATTTGTATCACaaagattttatttgttgAGCAATTATTGTATTAGAATTTGGTAAAGTAGGGGGCAAAACATTAATACTATGGGACATATATTGGGGTTTAAAAAAGTGAAGAGCACAATAAATGTGATATCATTTCTTAAACAAAATCATTTGTATGATGATATTTTGTACCACTCATATTCATCAATAATATTTGTTAGATTGTCAATGGCATCATCCCTTAGATTCTCTCTTTAGTTTTTATAGCTTTGTATAAACATATGTCAATATATCGATCTATAAAGTTGATATAACAAACACATGTTGGGTTTCGTCATTTGGTAATCTAAACTTTCAGTTATATTTGATGGTTGTAGGTaggaaaaattttatacatctaCCTACGGACTTCAATTTGCCTTATTCAACTATTTTAGCAATTaatccatgttttttttgtacTTTGCAATTTTTTATCGAGTCATATGGGTTTATCAAGCTAACATGTATTTGTTTACAGTGCAATTGTGCCCTTATTTGTCTGAGTACTAATCAAacatcaaaacaaaagaaatataagtggttaagaaaagaaatatttcttcTGTATAAGAAAAGGGTATGTATTCAAAAAAATCCAgaattgaattaattattcaCAAACTAAACATTTTATGTATTGCAGATGCATTTAACAGGTTCAAGGGTGACGATGGGAGGTTCATCAGTGAATTAGCTAATGAACCAAGGGGTTTATTAAGTCTATACAATGCAGCTTACCTTCTTACTCACGATGAGCCAGAACTCGAAGAAGCCATATCTTTTTCTAGGCACCATCTAAAATCAATGATGCAGGAAAATAGCCTTAAACTACCTTTAGTTGATCAGGTCAAGCGTGCCCTTCACTTTCCACTACCAAGGGCCTACAAAAGAGCAGAGGCATTGTGTTATTTCTTGGAATATGAACAAGAGGAAGCGCATATTCCGATTCTTTTGGATCTCGCAAAATTAGATTTTAACCTCCTTCAGGGGGTCCATTTGAAGGAGCTGAAAGCTATTTCAGAGTATGTGTCCCTCTTGGAAACATATCTATCAATgaactaaataattataagcTTCTTGCATTCacacatataatattattaatgtatatgttcgATAAGTATATGTTATTTCCTCATTGATCTTATCATGCTATGATAACTTTACATAATTTTAACGGGACGATGGACCTAGCCTAGGGCTCCAGCCATAGTTGCCCTAGGCCTGAGTCCACCCCTCCTAAGTATAACGGTCATCATATATCTTAAGGATATTGTATAAACATGCACtgaaaatactttttattattttaggtGGTGGAAAGATCCTTATGGATATATTGGGCTAAGCTACCTCAGAGATCGTATGGTAGAGAACTACACATGGACGTACATGATGTTCTATGAGGAAGGCTTGTCAGTCACCCGGATAATTTGTGCCAAGATGTTTGCATTAATAACCATAATGGATGACACGTATGATGCCCATGCCACCATTCAAGAATGCCGGAAGCTAAATGAAGCCATACAAAGGTTGGCTTAGTATGTGTTACACCACTTTATATATGCTACTCTTGACTAGTTCTAATGCAAACTAACCATTTTCATTCCATAGATGGGATGAGAGTGCTATTCCTCTGCTACCTCAGTACTTGAAAAAGTTCTACATTAAATTGTTGAATAATTTCAAGGATTTTGAGAATCAGGTGTCGGTTAATGAGAAGGACCGAGTTGTTTATGCTAAAAAAGAGGTACAACAgtttcatgtatatttttacacATCTATGTTGGCACTactattgtatttttacacATCTATCTTAAGGATATTATACAACAGTTTCATGTTATTGACTTTGTTGTACAAccttcatttaatttttcaaacttgaaTATTATGTTTCATAACTTTACATAAGAGTAGTAATATACATGTGCTAACGCAGCTGTTCAATTTagtaatacaaataatatatcaaaaattCCTTTAAATGCAATCATATAACCCAAAAATTCAAAGTTGTTTGTCTATCGAGGatttattaatttgattatttaaacaaacacCGATAAAATAACAGTAAACCACCAGTTAATAGTGACTAGTATAgctttgcataattaattataggttgtCGCACATTGCAATTACAAGTTCTAAAGTTTGAACGGTACTTCTAGAACTGGCAAGACCAAGTTTATGcactaattttagaaacattgcAAGAACAAATTTGTACACTAATTTCAGAATCACTACACTATCACGTTCACATGTTGCAagcataattttaattaaataatttatttgtattatataatattaacataaaatttaatctctgtaaagctaaatttaatgaaagttgttttatacCAACATGAATTGCATCCATACTACTTTCCGTCttattataataaatgaaatttttttgatgttcatatatatcaaataaacaaaaataactttgcaaCTCATAACACATAATATAAAGTCTAAATTTTGTGtgactttagaaaaaaattcaattatgTCTTGTTATATTACATAAGAAGTTATTTAAAGGAAATATtaagttataatataatacctaaaaaatatttatcacacaagttcgttttagttttaaaaaatatataataatttttaacaacATGAAATTACTAATGATGTTTCAATTAGTTGTGTTTCCGGTTCATTATTATCAGGAGGTGCACATATCtttcaatgataaaaaatattcactgGTGATGCATCATTTGGCAGATCAAagaatttacttatttcacacaaaaagaaagtgtaaacaaaatatttctataatctcAAATACTCATTCCTAATTACCAGAGATTTATCTCTGATATTATTATTagtgatttgactatttgggCGTCTAACAAGAGTGGTCTAGAGTCttgatcaaaaatatatttagcacAAATGTGGCATGATGTTTAACATGAACTTCAATGTATTGGTATTGTTGTTAGTGTTCTAATGGTGTTTCGTGTCGGCTTGTGAAACTGTGCATGTTGTGCCGATGTTATGATTGAACTTTAATTctcatattatatttatagaaacttttattattgaaaaggtcatatatttatatttatataaatcctCTAATATATTGAAAGTGTTTGACTCGTTTCTAACTAGAAAGATAATTTCTAGCATATGGAAACTATATAATTGgtaagataattttaatttacaaagtCTCTAATATATGGAAAGCATGCATAAGGAGAGTTGGAGTCCATCCTAATCGTCCTATCTTACAAAGATGATTTTTGCTGTTGGATTTAAAGAACGAATCAAATCAATTGGTGCACTGTACGATAGATatgatgataatttttttatattataaatggCAGAATAACAAATATGAAGGTATAATTtccattttagttttatttttaagaaaacaattTGTGATCAACTTTAGAAATGTTAACCATGTTCTTTTgagttaaaataaaaatcaaggtAGTATGCCAGAATAACAACATTGTGGCCACTGCTGAATTTGTGGTTATTTTCCTGTACTATGCAGTTCCAAAAGCTATCCCATTATTATCTCCAAGAAGCTGAATGGTTACATCAGAATCACGTGCCAAGCTTTCAAGAGCAGGTGGCTTTGTCTACTAAGACTAGTGGAGTGCAGCCAATATGTGTGTCTACTACGATTGGTCGAGGTGATGCAGTAACAAAAGAAGCATTTGAGTGGGCATCAAGCGGTACTGCAATAATAGCATGCGCAAAAATATTGCGCTTCATCAATGACATTGCTGCGTTTAAGGtacaatttaattaattcaacgCGTCCTTATTAAATATGAGCTTTAAATTCATACGTCATTATTCTACATGTTATTTTTCACAATAACCGTACAAATTCatgtttcttaaaaaatatcggAAAAACACATAGTGACCAACACAAGACTATGCACAATTCATTCcgagtttgaccattcatcttatttataaaagtttacataattattaattattttattataatttgatttatactaaaattactttaagcatgacttataactttacatatttgcacaaaaatttaataagacaaatggtcaaatatagatacaATAGATAACTGCGTCAAATAATAAAAGTCAGATGGAGTACATCGTTACATGATGGGTTTAGAGTGATCGGCAAtgctacaaatttatatttcatatgtGTGCAGCGTGGCAAGAACAAAGGGGATATCTCTAGCAGTGTGGAATGCTACATGACCAAGAACCAGGTCACAAGTGAGGTCGCTTTCAGCAAGCTCTATTCGCTAATAGAAGATGAATGGAGAACCCTGAACCAGGCCCGTTATGAGCATCACGAGCTTCTCCCCGTGGTGCAACGAGTTGTGAACTTTGCTGTCCCAATAATGTTCTTTTATGATGAGAGGAAGGACGCATACACATTCTCCTCATATCTACATGAGATTGTTAGGAGCCTCTTTGTCAATCCCGTTTCTATGTAAGACCCTCtatattgttttatctatCCATTTATTGTGCGGTATGTATTACAATAATCTATATTGCATAATTATTTCAGAatttttcataactatttgTTTGGATAGAATGCCACATACAAGTTGTCCACACAATTGGAGTTTGGGAAAAATGGTTAACCAACCCACTATAAGCcagaaaagacaaaaaaaaaacttactatCAAAAAGTAAGACAAGATGTGtcaaattttaagaaattcGAGAAAACCCTTGATCGCCGTACACCCTTCTTCACTCTTTACGGTACCCACCCACCCTACACACAACTTCGTGTCTTTGGTTGCAAGTGTTACCTTAACTTCTCTGCTATTGTACCCAACAAACTTGCACCCCATCCACCATGTGTATGTTTCTAGGCAATCACCTCCGTGGGATACCTGGGTATACAATATATCGTGTACTGAACTTATCTATATAGGAAAGAGAGTCTCAAGTTATTAAGAAAAATGTAAAGATAGAATATCAAGTTGTGTTGATTAGGCATATGGTAAGGATCCGGGTTCTATATCTAGATTATTGTAACTGATCGTATATAGGTTAGATAGGCTTAGTCTTGTTAGATTAGGTTTATCTGTCCCTCGGTATATAAGGGGGCAACAGGGGATCCTTGAGGGGGCAATGCTTATTACATTGTTCAACCTTTTGTTGCGATCTATTTTCCCATACTGAGATACAatctcaacaaaaaaataggatattatcttattttgaGAGTTTTAAACTGAGTAATCCCTTGTCTACTGCAACCATTGAtttcttctcctctcttgCCACCCCCATAGTATTACTGCCGATCTCAATTGTCGACAGTTGCCACATCAAGTAGGGGTGCAGTGAGGAATTCTTCGGTTTCAATGGATCCTAGCTCAAAAATCATAAAGGTCAAGTTTGCCCTAGGGCAAACCTTCAAGTTCGGTGCCATTCAACTTCAGGCTGATGAGTATGGTGCACTTTCCTTCATGGATTCGGAATCTACCAAGTCAGGAGAGAAAGTGTGCTGATTCAAGCCTAGCACCTCAATGCCACCCAAGGAGAAGATCCAATTTGGGTCTCAATCCACAGAGATATAGCCACCAGAGAGGGATCCGAACCACTTGGGTCAGACTTTAACGGGCAACCGACCATAAAATTCGATGCATCGAACAGTTACAGTAGCACGGAGAGCTTCATTCCCTCATGAGAGATCTTTGTAATGTCTCGATCGATCCAAGATGAGGCAAAAAAACATCAGGAGAAAGAGGCCGCCCAACTGGCCGAGGAGAGGTGCCTATATGAGGTCACCAGCTCCTGCCCATAGcaacaattttcttttaatataaCACATCCAAGGATTCCTTGGTGATCTTTTAGAGCTATGAGTAGGGCCACGTTCGGTAGGGGATAAGGTATCCAgcgtgaaaaacgtagtaatagattagtacatgattaattaattattaattacaagaattaaaaatagattaatattatttttaaaagcaacgttcctatagaatttttttacaaaaaccaCACTGCTTAACAGTCAGGAAACgtgcatgtaaaaaataagagaatctGGATAAATAAGATGGTGTGCTGAACACAGCCTAGGAATACAGCCTAGGTATTCCTATGTTCCTCCGAGTTCCCACGCCAGGTAGCCTAGCATCCAAATGTCTTGTTGAAGAGAGGCTGGGGTCTGTCGATCGCTAGAGGCAGGACAAGTACTCTTTTTCGCCGATAacatttatcattaaaaacaagatttagttaaatttttaaaattctaactATATACAATTTCttaaatgtttagtttaaatgATATTTGTGCACACTCGTGTCGCTTGGCTGAAGCGATGAAGAAAAGTGATATTGTATAATGTGTAAGATCATAATCATGATACTTGTTTTGTAATGAataattggcttgtaaattggTGTCGATGTGtataactaatgtgagtcaggttgcgatatctgtgctcagAAAACAGTTGGTTTGTCGTGCAGGTGACATAaggtcaactgtggtcaatggcgAGGACTGTGACTAAGTTTAGGaaggaaccgaggtctggatggttgGGAtaccatgtgacatggttggactagAGTTGTGATTCTTGGAGGTCAATATCGATCAACGGTGATatgatcgtgactaggctcaggaaagtactgaggtccggacgattcggatgatgatgttgaatacgaggtgGCATGTGATAGATGGATACCGTGTGGGATGAAATCATAATGGGCTTGCATGTTGTGTGTGCAAGTGCCCTGAAAAATTAGGAAGAAAATTGGAGATTAATGAATAAAggaataaaggaaaaaaagaaaaaaaaagctctacAGTGCGTGTGAACAGTGTCGCCAAGTACTGTGGCGAGGTTGAACTCTGAACGTGTGCGTACGTACATACGGTTTGGATGTACCGGGTGGATGCTGTTGGTCCGTCTCGGTCGGTGTCACGCCTACGGCTGTAACAGGAGAGAAGACGGATGACGGGAAGGTGTATTCGGTGGAAGAAGACGGAAGTGAGGATACGTACTTCTATTTTACGTTTTCGGTCTAGGTGTGCGTGAGTTGGGGCCCTGAGGGCGTGGACCAGCTGAGCTGGCTGAGGAGGGAATAAATAAATCCCGTGGCGCTGTAGCGTATCCGGCAAGCTtgatgaaatgaaatgaatccCGTCAATTCCTGATTCCGGCGTtctccccgccggcgacgtgggACATCACAGTCGGTTCCGGCAAGAATCAAGGAAGCCTACGGGAGCAGCTAGCCGGTTCTATTGATTCTGCATGCATGGCGCAGGCCTACCGGAACAGCTAGCTAGGTAGTTTTGATCTTGCACGTACGATAGGCAGTCCCGGTCGAACTCGTGGCCGCACATGCGCACGGTTTGCTTTCAGCTgccgagatatttttttttatataaatagctAGCGATGGGTTCTCGGTGTGTCTTTCGTGAGAGAAAATTAGAGTCTAGAATTCAATTTCGATTTTAGATACCAGTTGATCATAAAAGTAGAGAGATTCTGTCACGCcttgagttttaccctagctaaaatttaatgaaataatgcattaaaaataaattgttaattaaagttcaggagaaaagcagtgtataaatttaatttaattaattggaagcttttcgggacgttctaaaatatcccgaaagcattttaaattattaacaggatttaaatttgaatgcagtcaataaaatttgttgtaataaacttaataaaaatcagcaaaatttgagacaatttctttctttttttcttctttccttcctttttcttttcttttttccctcctttctttctccctttttccttttctttttctcatttccttttttttctctcctctaggccgaactcctcctcccctgtcgcacctcccctcttcctctcccctgTTGTGCAaatctcctctccctctccaagCCGTGAGTCAGCCCACTCCCTCCCCCATGGCCAAACAACCAGccccatctctatctccacctaaaaaatcaattacaattaattaggactctaatTTTATCCCTTTGACACCTTATCTACctcctttccctctcctcccgacCAGCAGCCCGCCGGCCCAGCCAGTCCTTCCCCTGGCCCAGCttgccccttcctctctctccttttcccaCATGGGCCGAACAGGCTACAGCCCGAACGCCAGCTCGCCCCGGAGTCCACCTCACCTCCCCCCGTCCCGACcgccgataggtggggcccacctgtcggaggcgtctccctcctctgtcCGCACCGTGCCCTCGCGCCCACGCTTCGCCCTTTCCCCCGCACGCGCCTGCGCATTAACCGCCGCGTCGGCCTCTCTATGTGCGGTCGCCGGTCATCGCATGCTCGCCTCGTCGCCACTCAGTTGCGcccgcgccaccgcgccgtgTGGCGGTGCCGCCTCATCGTCGTGCTGCTTAGCGCTGCcgtgccgctgctcgcgctc
This window harbors:
- the LOC102702087 gene encoding tau-cadinol synthase-like, yielding MVKIAWRPLVRVSQDLASNGAAPEKALGFEGSVWGDFFIHHTPPPLQRSQEWMRQRANKLKENIRTMFWNSDDVVERMNLVDAIQRLGIGHLFDDEISCTLSDIHKSEFTSSSLHEVALWFRLLREHGLWVSSDAFNRFKGDDGRFISELANEPRGLLSLYNAAYLLTHDEPELEEAISFSRHHLKSMMQENSLKLPLVDQVKRALHFPLPRAYKRAEALCYFLEYEQEEAHIPILLDLAKLDFNLLQGVHLKELKAISEWWKDPYGYIGLSYLRDRMVENYTWTYMMFYEEGLSVTRIICAKMFALITIMDDTYDAHATIQECRKLNEAIQRWDESAIPLLPQYLKKFYIKLLNNFKDFENQVSVNEKDRVVYAKKEFQKLSHYYLQEAEWLHQNHVPSFQEQVALSTKTSGVQPICVSTTIGRGDAVTKEAFEWASSGTAIIACAKILRFINDIAAFKRGKNKGDISSSVECYMTKNQVTSEVAFSKLYSLIEDEWRTLNQARYEHHELLPVVQRVVNFAVPIMFFYDERKDAYTFSSYLHEIVRSLFVNPVSM